Proteins encoded by one window of Methanobacterium sp. CWC-01:
- the cdhD gene encoding CO dehydrogenase/acetyl-CoA synthase subunit delta → MDKISQLLKLLEKTDYVEINEFRMDFDELELQLAPAMQRVMQQAVQQQAAVKKVSEKMETLEFIPPVQDYPGEVAEVQLGAGTRKPVFLGGQKALYRFEEPQPNPPVVTFDVFDIPMPGLPRPIREHFSDVMDHPGDWAKKAVKEFGANMVTIHLIGTGPKVMDKTPREAAQDIEEVLQAVDVPLVVGGSGDPQKDPVILEAAAAAAEGERCLLASANLDLDYKKVAKAAVDYNHAVLSWAITDVNMQKTLNKYLMKEGLTPNDIVMDPTTCALGYGIEFSIDVITRTRLAALKGDKDLQMPMSSGTTNAWGSREAWMKNDDWGPTDYRGPIWEIVTGLTMMLCGVDIFMMLHPLSVQLLSEIGSTFTKEYLTTDVPDISNWITELE, encoded by the coding sequence ATGGATAAAATATCGCAACTTCTTAAACTATTGGAAAAAACGGATTATGTAGAAATAAATGAGTTTCGTATGGATTTTGATGAACTGGAACTGCAACTGGCCCCAGCCATGCAGCGAGTAATGCAACAGGCGGTGCAACAACAGGCGGCTGTTAAGAAAGTTTCTGAGAAGATGGAAACCCTGGAATTTATACCACCAGTACAGGACTACCCTGGAGAGGTAGCAGAGGTTCAACTGGGGGCTGGAACCCGCAAGCCAGTTTTTTTAGGCGGACAAAAGGCCCTATACCGTTTCGAGGAGCCACAACCCAACCCACCGGTGGTAACTTTCGACGTGTTTGATATTCCCATGCCCGGACTACCCCGACCAATAAGGGAACACTTCTCCGATGTCATGGACCACCCTGGGGACTGGGCAAAAAAGGCGGTGAAGGAATTTGGGGCCAACATGGTTACCATTCACCTGATTGGAACCGGTCCCAAGGTCATGGACAAAACACCTCGTGAAGCGGCTCAGGACATAGAAGAAGTACTGCAAGCTGTGGATGTGCCACTGGTGGTAGGGGGATCTGGTGACCCGCAGAAAGACCCAGTAATCCTTGAAGCAGCCGCTGCCGCTGCCGAAGGAGAAAGATGTCTTTTAGCATCGGCCAACCTGGATCTGGACTACAAGAAGGTGGCTAAAGCTGCTGTTGATTACAATCATGCCGTCTTAAGCTGGGCCATCACCGATGTTAATATGCAAAAAACCCTCAACAAGTACCTGATGAAAGAGGGACTCACCCCCAACGACATAGTCATGGACCCCACAACTTGTGCCCTCGGTTACGGTATCGAGTTTTCCATTGACGTCATCACCCGGACCCGACTGGCTGCCCTGAAAGGTGACAAGGACCTGCAGATGCCCATGAGCTCTGGAACCACCAATGCCTGGGGATCCAGGGAAGCCTGGATGAAAAACGATGATTGGGGACCCACCGACTATCGGGGGCCCATCTGGGAGATAGTCACTGGCCTGACCATGATGTTATGTGGAGTGGACATCTTCATGATGCTGCACCCCTTATCAGTGCAGCTTTTAAGTGAAATAGGCTCCACTTTCACCAAGGAGTACCTTACAACTGATGTACCAGACATATCCAACTGGATAACGGAGCTGGAATAG
- a CDS encoding HEAT repeat domain-containing protein, with the protein MNSLQPDIDKLIENGDVEGLINALYDDDYITRKEAAFGLKKVGDKRAVEHLINSLLYKNWHKDYTILTGVRENSAEALGMIGEESAIDALIQALEEDPDEEVRWKAAWALGEIGNIQATEALIKALKDNDWTVRRHAANALGMIGDEEAVPPIIKALNDKDWHVRKYAAVALGKMKDERAIPILLEALDDDDADVRWKAGSSLIKMGNMVVPSVINVFKTGSWRVRGRAAEILGRIGDERAVPVLIDSLSPGRSLEKHRHVRGKAAEALGNIGNKDAIDILLKTFHEDEYKYVQDKAEEAINKIRKTAKERRILTYDNGEVSFNYPGEWDLMDTPDPKKIVKGFYANSAINLSLNRQADVEDITSKEFAEMLRNVLSIQNSTIISEDLFARDGMEIYQVVAENNEVVPTDILAVSYKKLGLLYYLWFAGDPEILKHAEEGIQIILDTFNIY; encoded by the coding sequence ATGAACTCATTACAACCAGATATTGATAAACTAATAGAGAATGGGGACGTGGAAGGACTAATCAATGCTTTATATGATGATGATTACATCACCCGAAAAGAAGCCGCCTTTGGTCTTAAAAAGGTGGGTGATAAGAGGGCTGTGGAGCACCTGATTAATTCTCTACTTTACAAAAACTGGCATAAAGATTACACCATATTAACCGGGGTTAGAGAGAATTCTGCAGAAGCTTTAGGGATGATCGGAGAGGAATCAGCCATCGACGCATTGATCCAGGCTTTAGAAGAAGACCCTGATGAAGAAGTGCGCTGGAAAGCTGCCTGGGCTCTGGGAGAAATTGGGAACATCCAGGCCACTGAAGCACTGATTAAAGCCCTGAAAGATAACGATTGGACTGTGCGAAGACACGCCGCCAATGCCCTGGGTATGATTGGTGACGAAGAGGCGGTGCCACCCATAATTAAGGCCCTGAATGATAAGGACTGGCACGTGCGTAAATATGCCGCGGTAGCCCTGGGTAAGATGAAGGATGAACGGGCCATCCCCATTCTTTTAGAAGCCCTGGACGATGATGATGCGGATGTAAGATGGAAAGCGGGTTCTTCCTTGATAAAAATGGGAAATATGGTCGTTCCTTCCGTTATAAATGTCTTCAAAACTGGAAGCTGGCGTGTGCGAGGAAGGGCAGCGGAGATTCTGGGAAGGATTGGAGATGAACGAGCGGTTCCGGTTTTAATTGATTCTTTAAGCCCGGGAAGATCACTAGAAAAGCATAGGCACGTTAGAGGAAAAGCTGCTGAAGCATTGGGAAATATTGGTAACAAAGACGCTATAGACATTCTCTTGAAAACTTTCCACGAAGATGAATATAAATATGTCCAGGATAAGGCAGAGGAAGCTATAAATAAAATCAGGAAAACTGCAAAAGAAAGGAGGATACTTACCTACGACAATGGGGAAGTTTCCTTCAATTATCCAGGTGAATGGGACCTCATGGATACCCCCGATCCCAAAAAAATAGTGAAGGGTTTCTATGCAAACAGCGCCATCAACCTATCCCTTAACCGACAAGCAGACGTAGAAGATATAACCTCTAAAGAATTTGCAGAAATGTTAAGGAATGTGCTGTCCATCCAGAATAGCACTATAATCTCGGAGGACTTGTTCGCCAGGGATGGTATGGAGATTTATCAAGTGGTGGCCGAGAACAATGAGGTGGTCCCCACCGACATACTGGCTGTTTCCTATAAAAAGCTAGGTCTCTTGTACTATCTGTGGTTTGCAGGGGATCCAGAAATCCTTAAGCACGCTGAAGAAGGAATTCAGATTATTCTGGACACTTTCAACATCTATTAG
- the acsC gene encoding acetyl-CoA decarbonylase/synthase complex subunit gamma produces MQVTAMDIYKLLPKTNCEDCGEASCMAFATKLSEKETQLDLCTELEPEAFAQLEALLAPAVREITIGTGAKTVIIGGDEVLYRYELTYYNPTALVIDIADNLADEEFQERVKIIEDTEFERIGEMLKLDAIALRNTSGDTAKFAEAAAKLRTTRFPLILCSFDPAAIKAALEKVGDERPLIYAANETNMEEMAALALEYDCPLTIFSPNDLEKMKNISRALRNKGITDIVLDPGTFVEAGVGDSLDDFVMIRRLAVEEQDEDFRFPILGIPALTWLYERDEIQGGIREATIAATLMNKYADVLIFHGTNIWELIPVLTLRQGIYTDPRKPQAVDAGLYEFGDVNKDSPVLMTTNFALTFYTVEGDIKGKANAYLLVLDTEGRAVDVSLAGGQLNAEAVADLIKETGIEDKVETRTLIIPGLAAPVSGEIEDESGWEVIVGPRDSSAVPGFLSDIKGKS; encoded by the coding sequence ATGCAAGTTACAGCCATGGATATTTACAAATTACTCCCCAAAACCAACTGCGAAGATTGTGGAGAGGCCTCCTGCATGGCCTTCGCCACTAAACTCTCCGAAAAAGAAACTCAACTGGATCTGTGCACGGAACTGGAACCGGAAGCATTCGCCCAGCTGGAGGCCCTACTTGCCCCTGCAGTAAGGGAGATCACCATCGGTACCGGTGCTAAAACGGTCATCATTGGTGGAGACGAAGTATTGTATCGCTACGAGTTAACCTACTACAATCCCACTGCCCTGGTGATTGATATCGCCGATAACCTGGCCGATGAAGAGTTCCAGGAAAGGGTTAAGATCATCGAAGACACCGAGTTTGAAAGGATTGGAGAAATGCTTAAACTCGATGCAATAGCCCTCCGAAATACCTCTGGAGACACAGCAAAATTTGCTGAAGCCGCAGCCAAGCTTAGAACCACCAGATTCCCACTAATATTATGTTCCTTTGATCCTGCAGCCATTAAAGCCGCCCTGGAAAAAGTTGGGGATGAAAGACCCCTTATCTACGCAGCTAACGAGACTAACATGGAAGAAATGGCTGCATTAGCCCTGGAATATGATTGTCCCCTGACCATATTCTCTCCCAACGACCTGGAGAAGATGAAGAACATCAGCCGGGCTTTAAGGAATAAGGGAATAACTGACATTGTTCTGGACCCCGGAACCTTCGTGGAGGCCGGTGTCGGGGACAGTCTGGATGATTTCGTTATGATCCGCCGGCTGGCAGTGGAAGAACAGGATGAAGACTTCCGGTTCCCCATACTGGGTATACCCGCCCTCACCTGGTTATACGAAAGGGATGAGATCCAGGGTGGTATCAGAGAGGCCACCATCGCCGCCACCCTCATGAACAAATATGCAGACGTTCTAATATTCCATGGAACAAACATATGGGAACTGATTCCGGTCCTGACTCTAAGACAGGGCATATACACCGACCCCCGGAAGCCTCAGGCAGTGGATGCTGGACTTTACGAATTTGGAGATGTGAACAAAGATTCACCAGTATTGATGACCACCAATTTCGCCCTCACCTTCTACACCGTGGAAGGGGACATTAAGGGCAAGGCCAATGCATACCTACTGGTACTGGACACCGAAGGTCGAGCAGTGGATGTTTCCCTGGCGGGAGGCCAGCTTAATGCCGAGGCAGTAGCCGATCTTATCAAGGAAACCGGTATAGAGGATAAGGTAGAAACCCGCACACTGATCATACCCGGGCTAGCAGCCCCGGTTAGTGGTGAAATTGAAGATGAAAGTGGGTGGGAAGTTATTGTGGGTCCCAGGGACTCTTCGGCTGTGCCTGGGTTCTTATCGGACATAAAAGGAAAATCTTGA
- a CDS encoding metallophosphoesterase family protein: MERKIIQISDIHFGEKTFSHDLKYNVLKQLESENPDLIVVSGDLTTQGYLHEYEDALTFLEELKTITNTYTIPGNHDARNVGLIHFEKLIGHRKFVHTDKSGGFAIIGLDSSEPDINDGQIGVDQLDWLKMQLDKIPSDLCKIVTFHHHLLPIPQTGRERNILLDSGDLLRVFSDYGVDFVLNGHKHVPNVWMIEKMVTLNSGTATTRKLRGNTQASYNQILINEDKIIVNLINSQTGYKKEMANYSVKVDGSEYLICSYCHNSPHSV, encoded by the coding sequence ATGGAGCGAAAAATTATACAGATATCTGATATTCACTTTGGGGAGAAAACTTTCTCCCATGACCTGAAATACAATGTTCTAAAACAACTCGAATCTGAAAATCCAGATCTGATTGTTGTTTCCGGTGATCTGACTACCCAGGGATATCTGCATGAATATGAGGATGCCCTCACTTTCCTGGAAGAACTTAAAACCATAACCAATACCTATACCATACCGGGGAACCATGATGCTCGTAACGTTGGGTTGATCCATTTTGAAAAGTTAATAGGCCATCGTAAATTTGTTCACACCGACAAAAGTGGCGGCTTTGCAATTATTGGCCTGGATTCATCAGAGCCAGATATAAATGATGGTCAGATTGGGGTGGATCAGCTGGATTGGCTGAAGATGCAACTGGACAAAATACCCAGTGATTTGTGTAAAATTGTTACCTTCCACCATCATCTTTTACCTATACCCCAGACTGGCAGAGAAAGAAATATACTCCTGGATTCAGGTGATCTTTTAAGGGTATTTTCTGATTATGGGGTTGACTTTGTCTTAAATGGCCATAAACATGTTCCCAATGTGTGGATGATCGAGAAGATGGTCACCCTTAACTCCGGCACGGCTACCACACGTAAGTTGAGGGGAAATACCCAGGCTTCCTACAACCAGATTCTGATTAACGAGGATAAGATAATCGTGAATCTAATTAACAGCCAGACCGGTTATAAAAAGGAGATGGCAAACTACTCAGTTAAAGTTGATGGCAGTGAATATTTAATCTGTTCGTATTGTCACAACTCGCCGCACAGTGTTTAA
- a CDS encoding AAA family ATPase: protein MIIAISGKGGVGKTLVSSLLIKELSKTGKDILAIDADPDSNLPEALGVDVDRTVGDIREELKKDTAQGKIPTGMNKWDILDYKIMESIIETPEFDLLVMGRPEGSGCYCAVNNMLRRIIENLSENYDLIIIDTEAGLEHLSRRTTQNVDLMLVVTDNSKRGMLTAHRIGDLAGELEIQFKELYLILNRVRPEIEEDLIKKAQETGLEILGIVHEDEEVTEYDLEGKPLVELPDDSNTVKAVSGILSRILRE from the coding sequence TTGATAATTGCAATCAGTGGCAAGGGCGGAGTCGGCAAGACCCTGGTGTCATCCCTCCTCATAAAGGAGCTATCCAAAACCGGGAAGGATATTCTGGCCATAGATGCTGACCCTGATTCCAACCTTCCTGAAGCCCTGGGGGTTGATGTGGATCGTACCGTGGGAGATATCCGCGAAGAACTCAAAAAAGACACGGCCCAGGGTAAAATTCCCACTGGAATGAACAAGTGGGACATCCTGGACTACAAGATCATGGAGTCCATTATTGAGACTCCAGAATTTGATCTTTTGGTCATGGGGCGCCCTGAAGGGAGTGGATGCTACTGTGCGGTTAACAACATGCTTCGCAGGATCATTGAGAACCTTTCCGAAAACTATGACCTCATTATCATTGACACCGAAGCCGGACTGGAACACCTGAGCCGACGAACCACTCAGAACGTGGATTTAATGCTGGTGGTTACTGATAACTCCAAGAGGGGGATGTTAACTGCCCATCGCATTGGAGATCTGGCGGGTGAACTGGAGATACAATTCAAAGAACTGTATCTCATCTTGAACCGGGTAAGGCCTGAAATAGAAGAGGATCTTATTAAAAAGGCCCAGGAGACCGGTCTTGAAATTTTGGGGATTGTACATGAAGATGAAGAGGTCACGGAATACGATCTGGAGGGAAAACCTCTGGTGGAATTACCAGATGATTCTAATACTGTAAAGGCAGTATCCGGGATATTGTCCCGAATTTTAAGAGAATAG
- the cdhB gene encoding CO dehydrogenase/acetyl-CoA synthase complex subunit epsilon encodes MSNDRVIPWQPTVIAGPKQALLVTPETAELMIRKSKRPLFILGPLVKEEPLLSLSKGIAEKWNLPVVTTGDAYKAFREIGLDSTAYGAIEIVNLLKDPEWDGVNGEGQHDLVIFLGCIYYLASQGLSALKHYAPHLKTLTICKFFHSNADASFPNMKDEEWLKYLAKMAGQ; translated from the coding sequence TTGAGTAACGATCGTGTTATACCCTGGCAACCCACAGTTATTGCCGGACCCAAACAAGCACTCCTAGTTACACCTGAGACTGCGGAACTAATGATTCGAAAATCTAAAAGGCCTTTATTTATTTTAGGGCCGCTGGTTAAGGAAGAACCTTTACTTTCCCTATCCAAGGGAATAGCTGAAAAATGGAACCTACCAGTGGTAACTACTGGAGATGCTTACAAAGCCTTCCGGGAAATTGGATTGGATTCTACTGCTTATGGTGCCATTGAAATCGTAAATCTACTGAAAGACCCCGAATGGGATGGTGTAAATGGTGAAGGTCAACATGACCTGGTTATTTTCTTGGGATGCATCTATTACCTGGCTTCCCAGGGTCTATCGGCACTGAAACACTATGCCCCTCATCTGAAAACACTAACCATCTGCAAATTCTTCCATTCCAATGCTGATGCATCTTTCCCCAATATGAAAGATGAGGAATGGTTAAAATATCTGGCAAAGATGGCAGGACAATAA
- a CDS encoding 4Fe-4S binding protein, translating into MSKIERLPDICGVCGVCVAVCPQNCLKITENVLEILEGCDNCGYCLQVCPLGAIKMEGGK; encoded by the coding sequence GTGTCTAAAATAGAAAGGCTTCCTGATATTTGCGGAGTTTGCGGAGTTTGCGTTGCTGTTTGCCCACAAAATTGCCTAAAAATCACCGAAAACGTCTTGGAGATCTTAGAAGGCTGTGATAATTGCGGCTATTGTCTCCAAGTATGTCCCCTGGGTGCCATCAAAATGGAAGGTGGAAAATGA
- the cdhC gene encoding CO dehydrogenase/CO-methylating acetyl-CoA synthase complex subunit beta, giving the protein MFEDIPVDVSPMYEGERIRSANMFVELAGPKSLGAELVQVEENVEDGKVEIIGPELQDMQEGDIHPLGILIEIQGETLEKELEGVIERRTHELCNYIKGFMHLNQRDQIWCRVSKEALEAGFKLEDLAKALSILFKEEFPIIEAIAITIMTDEDKVKEFVEKAGTQYEQRDARARELSDEDVDVFYGCVMCQSFAPTHVCVVTPDRTALCGAINWFDCRAAAKMDPDGPIFEIGKGEVLDEVKGEYSTVNEVVADRSQGTFDRVYLHSVFGYPHTSCGCFEAVAFYIPELDGIGIVDRDFRGETPLGIPFSAMAGQCSGGKQVEGFTGLSLEYMRSPKFLQADGGYERIIWLPKEIKESLSDYIPEDLKDKITTEEDAANIKEMRTFLEEKGHPIMKRLESSQEVEEVEEAPALGEEPVEYAEMSMESLPLAPMAYAPELTMPASGGVKIIFKNAKVYAEKVIIKRK; this is encoded by the coding sequence ATGTTTGAGGATATACCGGTTGATGTAAGCCCCATGTACGAGGGTGAAAGAATAAGATCCGCTAACATGTTTGTGGAGCTGGCTGGTCCCAAGTCATTGGGAGCTGAACTGGTTCAAGTGGAAGAAAACGTTGAGGACGGTAAGGTGGAGATCATAGGCCCAGAACTGCAGGATATGCAGGAAGGCGATATTCATCCCTTGGGTATTTTGATTGAAATCCAGGGAGAAACATTGGAAAAGGAACTGGAAGGTGTTATCGAAAGGAGAACCCACGAACTATGTAACTACATAAAGGGGTTCATGCACCTTAACCAGCGGGACCAGATCTGGTGTAGGGTTAGTAAAGAGGCCCTAGAAGCAGGATTTAAACTTGAAGATCTGGCCAAGGCTTTGTCCATTTTATTTAAGGAAGAATTCCCCATAATTGAAGCCATAGCCATTACCATCATGACCGATGAAGATAAGGTCAAAGAATTCGTCGAAAAAGCCGGTACTCAATATGAACAAAGAGATGCCCGGGCCCGTGAACTCTCGGATGAGGATGTTGACGTTTTTTACGGTTGTGTGATGTGCCAGTCCTTTGCACCCACCCACGTTTGTGTGGTTACCCCCGACCGTACCGCTCTGTGTGGAGCCATCAACTGGTTCGACTGCCGGGCTGCAGCTAAAATGGATCCAGATGGGCCCATATTTGAAATTGGTAAGGGCGAAGTTTTAGACGAAGTTAAAGGCGAATATTCCACGGTTAATGAAGTCGTGGCTGATCGATCACAGGGCACCTTCGATAGGGTATACCTGCACAGTGTTTTTGGATACCCTCATACTTCCTGCGGATGTTTCGAAGCAGTAGCCTTCTACATTCCTGAACTGGATGGAATTGGGATTGTGGACCGGGACTTCCGGGGAGAAACACCACTGGGAATACCATTCTCGGCCATGGCCGGGCAATGTTCAGGTGGAAAACAGGTGGAAGGATTCACCGGACTCAGCCTGGAATACATGCGTTCACCAAAATTTTTACAGGCCGACGGAGGCTATGAGCGGATAATATGGTTACCTAAAGAAATTAAGGAATCCCTTTCCGATTACATCCCTGAGGATCTCAAGGATAAAATCACCACTGAAGAAGATGCAGCCAACATAAAGGAAATGCGGACGTTCCTGGAGGAGAAGGGACATCCCATAATGAAAAGGCTGGAAAGTTCTCAGGAGGTAGAGGAAGTAGAAGAAGCTCCTGCCCTGGGGGAAGAACCCGTAGAATATGCTGAAATGAGTATGGAGTCTCTACCCCTGGCCCCGATGGCCTACGCCCCTGAACTTACCATGCCCGCATCGGGAGGAGTGAAGATCATCTTTAAAAATGCTAAAGTCTACGCAGAGAAGGTGATTATTAAAAGAAAATAA
- a CDS encoding 4Fe-4S dicluster domain-containing protein, with product MKTLMVVDPRRCSECQDCINACQKEHGVARVKKSSTVPIFCMQCHPDKAPCARICPTGAIREDEGTLMVDEDACILCRLCMIACPVGMMVIDEDHKCMQKCTLCLDAEGVIPACVDACKDNVLKIFSVEDLEELKKDLSFTEVLNEAMKAYQDKVG from the coding sequence ATGAAAACCCTGATGGTGGTAGATCCCAGGCGTTGCAGTGAATGTCAAGACTGTATCAACGCCTGCCAGAAAGAACACGGAGTGGCTCGTGTAAAGAAGAGCAGTACGGTGCCTATATTCTGCATGCAATGCCACCCTGATAAGGCTCCTTGCGCCAGGATATGTCCAACTGGGGCTATTAGGGAGGATGAAGGCACGTTAATGGTGGATGAGGATGCTTGTATCCTCTGCCGCCTGTGCATGATCGCCTGTCCCGTGGGGATGATGGTAATTGACGAGGATCATAAGTGTATGCAGAAGTGCACCCTGTGTCTGGATGCTGAGGGTGTAATCCCGGCCTGTGTAGATGCCTGTAAAGATAACGTTCTAAAGATATTCTCGGTGGAGGATCTGGAAGAACTCAAGAAAGATCTTTCCTTTACTGAAGTTTTGAACGAAGCTATGAAGGCCTACCAAGACAAGGTTGGATAA
- a CDS encoding NAD(P)/FAD-dependent oxidoreductase, producing the protein MKYDVVVIGGRVGGSTTSLFASKHGLDVLMIEKRQEIGTPVQCAGATTCNTFQTLDMKPSNKYICTEIYGGTICSPDGNRAKLRGKKVEGYILERKAFDKHLAIESARAGTDIMVKTMVTDLVRKDGKVCGVVAKHMGKTMEIEADLVIAADGVESQIAPLAGLNTQKRPQDIGSCAQYEMVGMDVDPNYVEFYFGANTAPGGYLWVFPKGEGLANVGVGVRNSPYPAYHYLQKFTSQLPATPVELNVGGVPLSGVVEKTFTDGFLLVGDAAGQVEPLSGGGIHTTVECAKIAGEVAAEALEKNDTSTRFLKNYEKQCRAKVGNNIKNSLKYRRIMDKLVDEDFNEITKFLEGHDLESISKLSMMGLIKGHPNLLGLLKKIL; encoded by the coding sequence ATGAAGTACGACGTGGTGGTAATAGGAGGACGGGTGGGAGGTTCAACTACGTCATTATTTGCATCTAAACATGGCTTAGACGTGCTCATGATTGAAAAACGTCAGGAAATCGGAACTCCCGTTCAGTGTGCCGGAGCTACAACCTGCAACACCTTCCAGACCCTGGATATGAAACCTTCAAACAAATACATCTGCACCGAGATATATGGTGGAACCATATGTTCTCCTGATGGTAATCGGGCTAAACTCAGGGGAAAAAAGGTAGAAGGATATATATTAGAAAGAAAAGCCTTTGATAAACATCTGGCCATCGAATCTGCCCGGGCAGGGACCGATATTATGGTTAAAACCATGGTCACTGATCTGGTAAGAAAGGATGGAAAAGTATGTGGTGTGGTGGCCAAACACATGGGAAAAACCATGGAGATTGAAGCTGATCTGGTGATTGCTGCAGATGGAGTTGAATCCCAAATTGCCCCACTGGCAGGTCTTAACACTCAAAAAAGGCCCCAAGATATAGGTTCCTGTGCCCAATATGAAATGGTGGGAATGGATGTAGACCCCAACTACGTAGAATTCTACTTTGGGGCAAATACAGCTCCCGGAGGTTATCTATGGGTATTTCCGAAAGGTGAGGGTCTGGCCAACGTAGGGGTGGGAGTTAGGAATTCTCCATACCCGGCCTATCATTACCTCCAAAAATTCACATCACAACTACCGGCCACTCCCGTTGAACTTAACGTGGGAGGAGTTCCTCTTTCGGGCGTGGTGGAAAAGACCTTCACCGATGGTTTCCTTCTGGTAGGTGATGCTGCTGGCCAGGTGGAACCTCTTAGTGGCGGTGGAATACACACCACGGTAGAGTGTGCTAAAATTGCCGGGGAAGTGGCCGCTGAAGCCCTGGAAAAAAATGATACTTCTACCCGTTTTTTGAAAAATTATGAAAAACAGTGCAGAGCTAAGGTGGGAAATAACATCAAAAACTCCCTTAAATATCGTCGTATTATGGATAAACTAGTTGATGAAGACTTCAATGAAATAACCAAATTTTTAGAGGGACACGATTTAGAATCAATATCAAAATTATCGATGATGGGACTTATTAAAGGACATCCTAATCTTTTAGGACTATTAAAGAAGATATTATAA